From one Synechocystis sp. PCC 6803 substr. PCC-P genomic stretch:
- a CDS encoding photosystem I assembly protein Ycf3, with the protein MPRTQRNDNFIDKSFTVMADIILKILPTNQKAKEAFVYYRDGMSAQADGEYAEALDNYEEALRLEENPNDRSYILYNMALIHASNGDHEKALGLYQEAIELNPKMPSALNNIAVIYHFQGEKAKEAGQEDDAENLFDKAAEYWKQAIRLAPNNYIEAQNWLKITGRSEMDVFF; encoded by the coding sequence ATGCCCCGCACCCAACGTAACGATAATTTCATTGATAAGTCCTTTACCGTTATGGCGGACATTATCCTAAAAATTCTGCCCACTAACCAAAAAGCGAAGGAAGCCTTTGTTTATTATCGGGATGGTATGTCGGCCCAGGCGGATGGGGAATACGCAGAGGCGCTGGATAACTATGAAGAGGCGTTACGGTTGGAGGAAAATCCCAATGACCGCAGTTATATTCTCTATAACATGGCCCTAATCCACGCTAGTAATGGAGACCATGAAAAGGCGTTGGGGCTTTACCAAGAAGCCATTGAACTGAACCCCAAAATGCCCTCGGCGTTGAATAACATTGCGGTAATTTACCATTTCCAAGGGGAAAAGGCGAAGGAAGCAGGGCAGGAAGACGACGCAGAGAATTTATTTGATAAAGCGGCGGAATATTGGAAACAGGCCATACGCCTAGCCCCTAATAATTACATCGAGGCCCAAAACTGGCTCAAAATCACCGGGCGCTCTGAAATGGATGTGTTTTTCTAA
- a CDS encoding DUF29 domain-containing protein: protein MNTPSSTQPATMVKAIIPTLYDTDFNLWIEETVRQLKQGDLQSLDLDNLIEEIESMGRSDKREVKNRLIVLMIHLLEWRYQPEKRSNSWTATINEQRRQLGLITGDSPSLKPFLVDNFPGCYQIARRDAVRETFLSLSVFPLDCPFSLAEILNAEFFPD from the coding sequence ATGAATACCCCCTCTTCGACCCAACCCGCAACAATGGTCAAAGCGATAATCCCAACTTTGTACGACACCGATTTCAATCTTTGGATTGAGGAAACTGTGCGTCAACTCAAACAAGGCGATTTACAATCCTTAGATTTAGACAATTTAATTGAAGAAATAGAGTCCATGGGTCGCAGCGATAAACGGGAAGTTAAAAATAGACTAATTGTTTTGATGATTCATTTGCTCGAATGGCGGTATCAACCGGAAAAACGCTCTAACAGTTGGACAGCGACCATTAACGAACAACGTCGTCAGTTAGGCCTCATCACCGGGGATAGCCCTAGTCTGAAACCATTTTTGGTTGATAATTTTCCCGGTTGTTATCAGATAGCCCGCAGGGATGCGGTGAGGGAAACGTTTTTATCGCTATCAGTTTTCCCCCTGGATTGTCCCTTTTCCCTGGCGGAAATTCTCAATGCTGAGTTTTTCCCCGATTAA
- a CDS encoding DUF29 domain-containing protein — protein MGQKTTTLYDTDFNLWIEQTVRQLKQGDLQSLDLENLIEEIESMGRSDKREVYSRLKVLFLHLLKWKYQPQKRTGSWKNTIDEQRDQLNLILADSPSLNPYVQTIFADCYLKGRKGAANETNLPLSNFPVDCPFSLAEMLDAEFFPD, from the coding sequence ATGGGGCAAAAAACTACAACTTTGTACGACACCGATTTCAATCTTTGGATTGAGCAAACTGTGCGTCAACTCAAACAAGGTGATTTGCAATCCTTAGACTTAGAGAATTTAATTGAAGAAATAGAGTCCATGGGCCGCAGTGATAAACGGGAAGTTTATAGTCGCTTGAAGGTACTTTTCCTGCACCTGCTCAAATGGAAATATCAACCCCAGAAGCGCACTGGTAGCTGGAAAAACACCATCGATGAGCAAAGGGATCAGCTTAATTTAATTCTGGCCGATAGCCCCAGCTTGAATCCCTATGTGCAAACCATATTTGCCGATTGTTATCTTAAAGGGAGAAAGGGCGCAGCCAACGAAACCAATTTACCCCTCTCAAACTTTCCGGTGGATTGTCCCTTTTCCCTGGCGGAAATGCTTGATGCAGAATTCTTTCCCGATTAA
- a CDS encoding NAD(P)H-quinone oxidoreductase subunit N — protein MLPLPLIANGKGFIRALENDGALAVYAPLEGGYEGRYQRRLRANGYASISLSARGLGDVEAYLMQVHGVRPAHLGKKNIAQEGAVGPIYFAQPIAGYQLENLPAQSKGLVLWILEGYILSQTEIQDLISLTKRVPKLKVVLEMGGDRVFRWQPLLDCLQAA, from the coding sequence ATGTTGCCATTGCCATTAATTGCTAACGGAAAAGGATTTATCCGCGCTCTAGAAAACGACGGGGCTTTGGCAGTGTATGCCCCCCTAGAAGGTGGTTATGAAGGTCGTTACCAAAGACGCCTACGGGCCAACGGCTACGCCAGTATATCCCTTTCGGCAAGGGGTTTGGGGGACGTGGAAGCCTATTTGATGCAAGTCCATGGAGTACGTCCGGCCCATTTAGGTAAGAAAAACATTGCCCAAGAAGGAGCGGTGGGACCGATTTATTTTGCCCAGCCGATCGCCGGTTATCAGTTGGAAAATTTACCGGCCCAAAGTAAAGGTTTGGTGTTGTGGATTTTGGAAGGTTATATTCTCTCCCAAACCGAAATTCAAGACTTAATTAGTCTCACCAAAAGAGTGCCCAAACTGAAAGTGGTGTTGGAAATGGGCGGCGATCGGGTTTTCCGCTGGCAACCTTTACTGGATTGCTTGCAGGCGGCCTAG
- a CDS encoding cation-transporting P-type ATPase yields the protein MSDPDVSVSPVKAEAWYSYGIDKTLHRLTTAPHRGLAEKTVMERRRTYGLNEITTIAGRNNWQILLDQFTNVMLLMLIGVAIISGALDLISLRLGEETMEGFPFKDTIAIFAIVILNGLLGYFQESRAEKALAALKKMASPKVQVLRDGDRQEIKAASLVPGDIILLEAGSQLCADGQLIEAANLLIRESALTGEAQPVEKNASNTGLPLDTPLGDRQNMVFSGTEVVQGRGKVVITNTGMATELGKIAEMLQRVAPEPTPLQKRMENLAGVLVSGSLLLVTLVIILGVWQSGWGELRQLVETSLSMAVAVVPEGLPAVITVTLALGTQRMIKRHALIRKLPAVETLGSVNVICSDKTGTLTQNKMVVREVLTHGDRLSIGGEGYQPQGNIIHLSDGEQRATSGPWPPALQLLCLNAILCNDSELNYNPGEMEWQVIGDPTEGALLVLAKKFGFDQAQLRPSFMRRGEFPFSSERKRMGVIVEVPAEGESPLANLLGILENLALTPGPYLIFSKGSPELLLPHCGQIHTADHCVPLNFQHQEQILSDNNLMASRGLRVLGFACKSLAQIPSTPDLIAAEDNLVWLGMVGMLDAPRPEVRLAVEKSLAAGIRTVMITGDHPLTALAIAKDLGINQAGDRFLTGQTLEQLQQSDLEAQVEEVSVFARVSPEHKLRIVKAFQARNRFVAMTGDGVNDAPALKQADIGIAMGITGTDVSKEASDMVLLDDNFATIVAAAEEGRVVYNNIRNFIKYILGSNVGEVITIASAPLLGLSAVPLTPLQILWMNLVTDGLPALALAMEPGEPNIMKRRPFSPQESIFSRGLGAYIIRIGLVFAVVTITLMVWAYHSADLAGAPDSWKTMVFTTLCIAQMGHAIAVRSNHRLTIEMNPLTNPYLWGAVIVTTILQLCLVYFEPLRNFFGTDWLSPQQLLVCFGFSSLMFVWVELEKLLARFIK from the coding sequence ATGTCTGACCCTGATGTGTCCGTCTCCCCAGTTAAGGCCGAGGCTTGGTATAGCTATGGCATCGATAAAACCCTGCATCGGTTGACCACTGCTCCCCACCGGGGGTTGGCAGAAAAAACTGTGATGGAACGAAGACGCACCTATGGACTAAATGAAATTACCACGATCGCCGGTCGTAATAATTGGCAAATTTTGCTGGATCAGTTCACCAATGTCATGCTCTTGATGTTGATCGGGGTGGCAATTATTTCTGGAGCATTAGATCTGATCAGCTTAAGGTTGGGGGAAGAAACCATGGAGGGTTTTCCCTTCAAGGACACGATCGCCATTTTTGCCATTGTTATCCTGAACGGTTTATTAGGCTATTTCCAGGAAAGTCGGGCGGAAAAAGCTTTAGCTGCTTTGAAGAAAATGGCGTCCCCCAAAGTCCAGGTACTGCGGGATGGCGATCGCCAGGAAATTAAGGCGGCCAGCTTGGTGCCGGGGGACATTATTTTGCTGGAGGCGGGCAGTCAACTCTGTGCCGATGGCCAACTGATCGAAGCGGCTAACCTTCTCATTCGAGAATCGGCCCTAACCGGGGAAGCCCAGCCAGTGGAAAAAAATGCCAGTAATACTGGTTTACCTTTAGATACTCCCCTTGGCGATCGCCAAAATATGGTCTTTTCTGGCACCGAAGTCGTCCAAGGCCGGGGCAAAGTGGTGATTACCAACACTGGCATGGCCACCGAATTGGGCAAAATCGCCGAGATGTTACAGAGGGTGGCCCCGGAACCCACCCCTTTGCAAAAAAGGATGGAAAACTTAGCCGGAGTGCTAGTGTCAGGCTCTCTCCTGCTGGTAACCCTGGTTATTATTCTGGGGGTGTGGCAGAGTGGCTGGGGCGAACTGCGGCAGTTGGTGGAAACGTCCCTCAGCATGGCGGTGGCGGTGGTGCCAGAAGGTTTACCGGCGGTGATTACGGTTACCCTGGCCCTGGGCACCCAGAGGATGATTAAACGCCATGCCCTAATTCGCAAATTACCAGCGGTGGAAACCCTCGGTTCCGTTAACGTCATTTGTTCCGATAAAACCGGCACCCTCACCCAAAATAAAATGGTGGTGCGGGAAGTGCTGACCCATGGCGATCGCCTCAGCATTGGCGGAGAAGGCTACCAACCCCAGGGCAACATCATCCACCTCTCGGATGGAGAACAGAGGGCGACCTCCGGACCATGGCCCCCGGCCTTGCAATTACTGTGTCTCAACGCCATCCTCTGTAACGATTCTGAACTGAACTACAATCCAGGGGAAATGGAGTGGCAAGTGATTGGGGACCCCACCGAAGGAGCATTGCTAGTGCTGGCCAAGAAATTTGGCTTTGACCAGGCACAGTTAAGACCTAGTTTTATGCGGCGGGGGGAATTTCCCTTTTCTTCGGAGCGCAAACGCATGGGGGTGATTGTGGAAGTGCCAGCCGAAGGAGAGTCCCCCTTAGCAAATTTATTGGGCATTTTAGAAAATTTGGCCTTAACGCCAGGGCCCTACCTAATTTTTTCCAAAGGATCGCCGGAGTTACTCCTCCCCCACTGCGGACAAATTCATACCGCTGACCATTGTGTACCCCTCAATTTCCAGCATCAAGAACAAATTTTGAGTGATAACAATCTCATGGCCAGTCGGGGATTACGGGTGTTGGGTTTTGCCTGTAAATCCCTGGCCCAGATTCCCAGCACCCCTGACCTCATAGCTGCCGAAGATAATCTGGTGTGGTTGGGTATGGTTGGCATGTTGGATGCGCCCCGGCCAGAGGTACGGTTAGCAGTGGAAAAATCCCTCGCCGCTGGCATCCGCACCGTTATGATTACCGGTGATCATCCCCTAACGGCCCTGGCGATCGCCAAGGATTTGGGCATCAATCAAGCTGGCGATCGTTTTTTGACTGGGCAAACCTTAGAACAACTACAACAAAGCGATCTGGAAGCCCAGGTGGAAGAAGTGAGCGTTTTTGCCAGGGTTTCCCCGGAACATAAACTACGCATTGTCAAAGCCTTCCAAGCTCGGAATCGTTTTGTGGCCATGACCGGAGATGGGGTCAATGATGCCCCAGCCCTCAAGCAAGCAGACATTGGCATTGCCATGGGTATCACTGGCACCGATGTGAGCAAAGAAGCCAGCGACATGGTTTTGTTGGACGACAACTTTGCCACCATTGTGGCCGCCGCCGAGGAAGGGCGGGTGGTGTATAACAACATTCGTAATTTCATCAAATATATTCTGGGTAGTAACGTGGGGGAAGTGATCACCATTGCGTCTGCTCCCCTTTTAGGGCTATCTGCCGTGCCCCTTACTCCCCTGCAAATTCTCTGGATGAATTTGGTCACCGATGGCTTGCCAGCCTTAGCTTTGGCCATGGAGCCGGGGGAACCAAATATTATGAAGCGTCGCCCCTTTAGTCCCCAGGAAAGTATTTTTTCTCGGGGATTGGGGGCCTACATTATCCGCATCGGTCTGGTTTTTGCGGTGGTTACCATCACCCTTATGGTCTGGGCCTATCACAGTGCTGACCTAGCTGGTGCGCCCGACAGTTGGAAAACCATGGTTTTTACCACCCTCTGTATTGCCCAGATGGGCCACGCCATTGCCGTACGCTCCAACCATCGTTTAACCATAGAAATGAACCCTTTGACCAATCCCTACCTGTGGGGGGCCGTAATTGTCACCACTATCCTGCAGTTATGCTTGGTGTATTTTGAACCCCTGAGAAATTTCTTTGGCACCGATTGGCTCAGTCCCCAGCAACTACTGGTTTGTTTTGGCTTTAGCAGTTTAATGTTCGTCTGGGTGGAGTTGGAAAAGTTATTGGCCCGGTTCATCAAATAA
- a CDS encoding GTP-binding protein: protein MNSPAPDPALSTAIASIQQSLNWYASQRRHWNYPPNLELQGAVRQDIQAMHQALAKLEQRVFKIAAFGLVSRGKSTVINALLGEKRLETGPLHGVTQWPQSVRWCSNDKIQIDLIDTPGLDEIAGGARAAMAQTVAHQADLILFVIAGDITQTEFTALQTLRQAQKPLLLVFNKIDLYPEQDQQQIFAQLQSLTPDGEDSPIFSAEDIVLVAAEPPPIMVRVEYGNSPKGSRPSPALEERWEKPAPKLDQLRQKIFTILNQDGSQLLALNALRQVEQAEKNIATKTIEIRTAEADQLISKYMRYKALAIAVNPIGLLDLAASVITDLLLIRNLARIYGLPITSYEAGRIWKKVLIGAGGILLSQWVSALFLGLQKTASLVENPGNLAAYAGGALLQGGVAAYSTYIVGEGAKIYLAQGASWGNAGTSTAIAKIKNDAPPDSMLRRLDDVGGEG, encoded by the coding sequence ATGAATTCCCCTGCCCCTGATCCGGCCCTCTCTACGGCGATCGCCAGCATCCAACAATCGTTAAATTGGTATGCGAGCCAGCGTCGCCATTGGAACTATCCCCCCAATCTGGAATTGCAGGGGGCGGTGCGCCAGGACATTCAAGCCATGCACCAAGCCTTAGCCAAACTGGAGCAACGGGTATTTAAAATTGCGGCCTTTGGCTTAGTCAGTCGGGGTAAATCCACCGTGATTAATGCCTTGTTGGGGGAAAAACGCCTGGAAACAGGACCGCTCCATGGCGTAACCCAGTGGCCTCAATCGGTACGGTGGTGCAGTAACGACAAAATTCAAATTGATTTGATTGACACGCCAGGGCTAGATGAAATTGCCGGGGGTGCCCGAGCCGCCATGGCCCAAACCGTAGCTCACCAGGCAGATCTGATTTTATTTGTTATTGCGGGGGACATTACCCAAACGGAATTTACTGCCCTCCAGACATTGCGCCAGGCCCAAAAACCTCTATTGCTAGTTTTTAATAAAATCGATCTATATCCGGAGCAGGATCAACAACAAATTTTTGCTCAGCTACAGTCCCTCACTCCTGACGGGGAAGATAGCCCCATTTTTTCCGCCGAGGACATTGTGTTAGTGGCCGCTGAACCTCCCCCCATAATGGTGCGGGTGGAATATGGCAACTCCCCTAAGGGTTCTCGGCCTAGCCCGGCCCTAGAAGAGCGATGGGAAAAACCAGCCCCCAAACTGGATCAACTACGCCAGAAAATTTTCACTATTCTGAACCAGGATGGCAGTCAACTGCTGGCCCTTAATGCTCTGCGCCAGGTGGAACAAGCCGAAAAGAATATTGCCACTAAAACCATTGAAATCCGCACTGCTGAAGCTGACCAACTCATTAGTAAATATATGCGCTATAAAGCCCTGGCGATCGCCGTGAATCCCATTGGTTTATTGGATTTAGCCGCCAGTGTGATCACCGACCTATTGTTAATTCGGAATCTAGCCCGAATCTATGGCCTGCCCATCACGAGCTACGAAGCAGGGCGCATCTGGAAAAAAGTACTGATCGGTGCGGGTGGTATTTTATTGAGTCAATGGGTATCAGCTTTATTTTTAGGCTTACAAAAAACCGCCAGCCTTGTTGAAAACCCAGGTAATCTAGCGGCCTATGCCGGGGGAGCCTTACTCCAGGGGGGAGTGGCCGCCTACAGCACCTATATTGTTGGGGAAGGGGCAAAAATTTATCTAGCCCAGGGAGCTAGTTGGGGCAATGCCGGCACCAGTACGGCGATCGCCAAAATAAAAAATGATGCCCCCCCAGACAGTATGCTTAGGCGTTTAGATGATGTAGGCGGCGAAGGGTAG
- the psb34 gene encoding photosystem II assembly protein Psb34, giving the protein MNNYTKDDDGRLNNFAVEPKIYAADAPSKADKRNYLIMAAITVVLVAGLIAVAVVASGAST; this is encoded by the coding sequence ATGAACAACTATACTAAAGACGATGATGGACGGCTGAATAATTTTGCCGTTGAACCCAAGATCTATGCGGCCGATGCTCCCAGTAAAGCCGACAAACGAAATTATTTGATTATGGCGGCCATTACCGTTGTGCTGGTGGCGGGGCTGATTGCGGTGGCTGTGGTAGCTTCCGGGGCTAGCACCTAA
- the tsf gene encoding translation elongation factor Ts: MAEITAQLVKELREKTGAGMMDCKKALKENEGDLEKSIEWLRQKGIASADKKSGRTAAEGLVHSYIHFGGRIGVLVEVNCETDFVARGDRFKDLVNDVAMQIAACPNVEYVSVADIPQEMVAKEKEIEMGRDDLGKKPANIKEKIVQGRIDKRLKELSLLDQPYIKDQNLTIEELVKQAIAELGENIQVRRFIRFNLGEGIEKAETNFAEEVAAAAKG; the protein is encoded by the coding sequence ATGGCAGAAATTACCGCTCAACTCGTGAAGGAACTGCGTGAAAAAACCGGCGCAGGCATGATGGACTGTAAAAAAGCCCTAAAGGAAAATGAGGGTGATTTAGAAAAATCCATTGAATGGCTCCGGCAGAAGGGCATTGCCTCCGCTGATAAAAAATCTGGCCGTACCGCGGCCGAAGGTTTGGTCCATAGCTACATCCACTTTGGTGGCCGCATTGGCGTGTTGGTGGAAGTTAACTGCGAAACTGATTTTGTCGCCCGGGGTGATCGCTTTAAAGATTTGGTTAACGATGTGGCCATGCAGATTGCCGCTTGTCCCAATGTGGAGTACGTTAGCGTAGCCGACATTCCCCAGGAAATGGTGGCTAAAGAGAAGGAAATTGAAATGGGGCGCGACGACCTGGGCAAAAAGCCCGCCAATATCAAAGAAAAGATTGTCCAAGGGCGCATTGATAAACGCCTCAAGGAGCTATCTTTGCTAGACCAGCCCTACATCAAAGACCAAAATCTCACCATTGAAGAGTTGGTTAAACAGGCGATCGCCGAATTGGGGGAAAACATCCAAGTTCGTCGCTTTATCCGCTTTAACCTTGGTGAAGGCATCGAAAAAGCAGAAACCAACTTTGCGGAAGAAGTGGCCGCCGCCGCTAAGGGCTAG
- a CDS encoding cation diffusion facilitator family transporter gives MTARLARPYAVLSIGAALATMGLKLGAYAITGSVGLLSDALESTVNLASAIVAFWALSLAATPADSEHPFGHSKAEYFSSGLEGAFIFVAALGIGYSAVERLLSPRPLDQNALGIALAIAATALNGTVAWILWRAGKRLNSIALRADSQHLMTDVWTSVGVVVAVALIFVTGWEWLDPLIALGVGFNVLWTGTHLLRETISSLMDQSLPPAQLQAITSCFLPYEDQGVRFHLLQTRQAGSQSFISFHVLVPGHWTVQRGHDLCEAIETAIAERITGSRVTTHLEPLEDPKSWQHPDEFPPSAPLNRDKPN, from the coding sequence ATGACCGCCCGTCTTGCCCGTCCCTATGCGGTTCTTTCCATTGGTGCGGCCCTGGCCACCATGGGATTGAAATTGGGGGCCTATGCCATTACCGGTTCTGTGGGTCTGTTGTCCGATGCGTTGGAATCCACTGTGAACCTAGCTTCGGCGATCGTTGCTTTTTGGGCTCTGTCCTTAGCGGCTACCCCGGCGGATTCTGAACATCCCTTTGGCCATAGCAAGGCGGAATACTTTTCTAGTGGATTAGAAGGGGCCTTCATTTTTGTTGCGGCCCTTGGCATCGGTTACAGCGCTGTAGAACGTTTACTGAGTCCCCGACCCTTAGATCAAAATGCTTTGGGCATTGCCTTGGCGATCGCCGCTACGGCCTTAAACGGAACAGTGGCTTGGATTCTTTGGCGGGCGGGGAAAAGATTAAATTCCATTGCCTTGCGGGCCGATTCTCAGCATCTAATGACCGATGTCTGGACTTCGGTGGGGGTGGTGGTGGCGGTAGCTTTAATTTTTGTCACTGGTTGGGAATGGCTAGATCCCTTGATAGCCCTTGGGGTAGGATTCAACGTGCTCTGGACAGGAACCCATTTATTGCGGGAAACCATCTCCAGCTTGATGGACCAATCGCTGCCCCCGGCCCAACTCCAGGCCATCACTAGCTGTTTTTTGCCCTACGAAGACCAAGGAGTACGTTTTCATCTATTGCAAACCAGGCAGGCCGGCTCCCAGTCTTTTATTTCCTTCCATGTCCTAGTGCCTGGACATTGGACTGTGCAACGGGGCCATGACCTCTGTGAAGCCATCGAAACGGCGATCGCCGAACGGATTACTGGCTCTAGGGTAACCACCCATTTGGAGCCCCTGGAAGACCCTAAATCTTGGCAACATCCTGACGAGTTTCCCCCCTCTGCCCCTTTAAACCGGGATAAGCCCAATTAG